A window of Pomacea canaliculata isolate SZHN2017 linkage group LG3, ASM307304v1, whole genome shotgun sequence contains these coding sequences:
- the LOC112559330 gene encoding 2'-5'-oligoadenylate synthase 1-like: MGPAFRLQAPGESLDSFAQRQITTTPLERTRFGQDVDTFVQILHFKAFCGSYTVKEVVKSGSLGKGTAVRDLADIDLVVFINGLTSIADLQANRGRLLNDLEQKVKNVLGISPVKRTQYSLSFNWNGHKVDILPAFDLLSRYGGSPADIYNAMVQFGPNAALEFSASLAPLQVQFVKPVPEHVKRVIRLLKLWAEENGLNIRSYTLELLTIFLWRSRGGGNPGTDFLFYEAIKQLVCCGSLRIAFGDNYNSSFYTRLMTPPYVLDPANPYMNTLSGADTVRISIQAMVTFMRLYI, from the exons ATGGGCCCAGCGTTCAGACTACAGGCTCCAGGTGAAAGTCTGGACAGTTTTGCTCAGAGACAGATTACAACAACACCTTTGGAAAGGACCAG ATTCGGCCAAGATGTTGACACATTTGTAcagattttgcattttaaagccTTTTGTGGCTCATACACCGTGAAAGAAGTGGTAAAG AGTGGCTCACTGGGCAAGGGGACAGCAGTGAGGGACCTGGCTGACATCGACCTTGTCGTCTTCATCAATGGCCTGACCAGCATCGCAGACTTGCAGGCAAACAGAGGCAGGCTTCTTAATGACCTGGAGCAAAAAGTCAAAAATGTTTTGGGTATCTCTCCAGTCAAACGCACCCAGTATTCCCTGTCCTTTAACTGGAACGGACACAAGGTGGACATCTTGCCGGCATTTGATCTTCTGTCGA GGTATGGAGGGTCACCTGCCGATATCTATAATGCCATGGTACAGTTCGGACCAAATGCAGCTCTAGAGTTTTCTGCATCATTAGCGCCACTTCAG GTGCAGTTCGTGAAGCCAGTGCCTGAGCATGTCAAGAGAGTTATCCGCCTGCTAAAGCTATGGGCAGAG GAAAATGGCCTCAATATCCGATCCTACACACTGGAACTGCTGACAATATTCCTCTGGCGCAGCCGAGGTGGGGGAAACCCCGGCACTGACTTTCTCTTTTATGAGGCGATAAAGCAGCTGGTGTGCTGTGGTTCTCTTCGCATCGCTTTTGGTGACAACTACAACAGCTCCTTCTACACCCG CCTCATGACACCACCTTACGTTCTGGACCCAGCTAATCCCTACATGAACACCCTGTCTGGGGCGGACACTGTGAGAATCTCTATTCAAGCCATGGTAACCTTCATGAGATTGTATATCTGA
- the LOC112559329 gene encoding probable G-protein coupled receptor B0563.6, with translation MPSIFNVSQFDQPYDFLHSSTNRSDYDKSVDILTTTAASFSPFFAENTFPSALDNDTALVNFSVGKLQEGRNLTSLLSNPTNLPVPTISKYAVPVVCVMGVVLNCLNLRVLSERCLKESPYTYLSAMAVLCLLNLVMIFIHNIFTNFLLIIRFNLSWLVFQIYIYYPTINICANSIMWLTTTLTIERFLFVCYPLWARATCDRRAAKMKVCIIVALLTLLNIPRFFLYRLVLLKPNKYAPTNTTFRLSKAYIVISWINSALIQVTHTLIQVTHTIEAIRRQTLGGISYLNPNLWRGTGLGRETVYSRPRGVNNNNTFGQLILQLC, from the exons ATGCCGTCCATCTTCAACGTCAGCCAGTTTGACCAACCCTACGACTTCCTGCACAGCAGCACCAACAGATCCGACTACGACAAGTCAGTCGACATCCTGACGACGACTGCAGCTTCTTTTAGTCCATTTTTCGCCGAAAATACTTTCCCTTCCGCCCTCGACAACGACACAGCGTTGGTCAACTTTTCCGTCGGGAAACTTCAGGAGGGGAGGAACCTGACGAGCCTGCTCAGCAACCCCACCAACCTCCCCGTCCCCACGATTAGTAAATACGCCGTGCCCGTCGTCTGCGTCATGGGCGTCGTCCTCAACTGCCTCAACCTCCGGGTGCTGTCGGAGCGATGCCTGAAGGAATCGCCATACACTTACCTGTCGGCCATGGCTGTGCTGTGCCTACTCAACCTCGTTATGATCTTCATCCACAACATCTTCACGaacttcctcctcatcatccgTTTCAACTTGTCTTGGCTG GTGTTCCAGATTTACATCTACTACCCAACCATCAACATCTGTGCCAACTCCATCATGTGGCTGACGACGACGCTGACTATCGAGCGCTTCCTCTTTGTGTGCTACCCGCTGTGGGCCCGCGCTACGTGCGACCGCCGTGCAGCTAAg ATGAAGGTCTGCATCATCGTGGCGCTGCTGACGTTGCTGAACATTCCGCGCTTCTTCCTCTATCGCCTGGTCCTGCTGAAGCCTAACAAATATGCCCCTACCAACACCACCTTCCGCCTCAGCAAAGCCTACATCGTCATTTCCTGGATCAACAGCGCCCTCATACAGGTAACTCATACCCTCATACAGGTAACTCACACAATTGAAGCTATTAGGCGACAAACATTGGGTGGAATATCTTATCTAAATCCTAATTTGTGGCGAGGGACTGGGTTGGGCAGAGAGACTGTTTATTCAAGGCCAAGGggtgtaaacaacaataatacattTGGACAATTGATATTACAATTATGCTAA